TATTGGAAGTTGTTCAATGATGACCTTTGTATCTTTTACTTATTATAATGAATTAATACAAAAAATGACTTAAAGTAAGACTTAAGTGCATAAAGTCTTTACACTTCTTTTCTGCTACAAAAAAAGAAAAACTTAATTAAAATCCTCTTATAAAAGAATAAACTAATAGTAAAATTACTACAATAAAGCAGAACATCAAGATGTTTAATTACACACAGGCATATTAGGAACAAGAATGGATTATGTTGCGTTTGAAAAAGCTATAGACTTTTTAGGAATATTAACACGAACATCAAAAAAAGATTTGAAAAAAAAATATTTAAAATTGTCAAAAAAATATCATCCAGACAGTGAAACAGGTTCTACACTTAAGTTTCAAGAACTACAAGAAGCCTATGATTTAGTATATGCTTATATGGATAGTTTTGAATTTTTGTGTACGGAAGAAGAATTTATGGAGCAAAATCCATTTTTCTCAAATTATAAAAATTGGAAATAGGAGTTATTATGTATGAAAACAAAGTAAGAGATTTGGTTTTAGCAAGTATTGTTGCAGATGCTTATTGTTTAGGAAGCCATTGGGTATATGATGAAAATGACTTAAAAAATTTAAAAGTAAATTGGGAAGAATTAAACAATCCACATGCTATGTGGCACAAAGGTAAAGTTGCGGGTGATTTTACACATTATGGAGACCAAACACACTTTTTTTACAACTACGCAAAAGACAAAGAAGTTTTTGATGTAGCAGATTATTTAAAAGAGTGGAGTTTTAAAATGACTTCTTATGATGGTTATGTTGATGGGGCTACAAGAGAAACGCTTGCAAATTTAGAAAATCAAGAAGAATCACCTTTTGGGTCT
The Campylobacteraceae bacterium genome window above contains:
- a CDS encoding DnaJ domain-containing protein, translating into MDYVAFEKAIDFLGILTRTSKKDLKKKYLKLSKKYHPDSETGSTLKFQELQEAYDLVYAYMDSFEFLCTEEEFMEQNPFFSNYKNWK